One Polaribacter sp. SA4-12 genomic window carries:
- the pgmB gene encoding beta-phosphoglucomutase: MKKGFIFDLDGVIVDTAKYHYLAWKKLANHLGFEFTKEQNELFKGVSRKRCLEILLEIGNREATQEEFDTWMVEKNVDYLQYIENMDESEILPDVPRVLEFLKENNIPIALGSASKNAQPILEKVNLLHYFDTIVDGNNVTKAKPDPEVFLLAAKQLGVDASDCVVFEDAVAGVEAANAAKMMSIGIGEKDVLSEAQFIFKDFTEISTNFIKDLIKN, encoded by the coding sequence ATGAAAAAAGGATTTATATTTGATTTGGATGGTGTTATTGTTGACACTGCCAAATATCATTACTTAGCTTGGAAAAAATTAGCTAATCATTTAGGCTTCGAATTTACCAAAGAACAAAACGAATTATTTAAAGGCGTTAGTAGAAAACGTTGTTTAGAAATTTTGTTAGAAATTGGTAATAGAGAAGCAACACAAGAAGAATTTGATACTTGGATGGTCGAAAAAAATGTTGACTATTTACAGTATATAGAAAATATGGATGAATCAGAAATTCTTCCAGATGTTCCTAGAGTATTAGAATTTTTGAAAGAAAATAACATTCCAATAGCTTTAGGATCAGCAAGTAAAAATGCACAACCAATTTTAGAGAAAGTAAATTTATTGCATTATTTCGATACAATTGTAGACGGAAATAATGTAACAAAAGCAAAACCAGATCCAGAAGTTTTTCTGCTTGCAGCAAAACAATTAGGTGTAGATGCTAGTGATTGTGTCGTTTTTGAAGATGCTGTAGCAGGTGTAGAAGCCGCAAATGCAGCGAAAATGATGAGTATTGGTATTGGAGAAAAAGATGTGCTTTCTGAAGCGCAATTTATCTTTAAAGATTTCACAGAAATCAGTACCAATTTTATTAAAGATTTAATAAAGAATTAA